One Molothrus ater isolate BHLD 08-10-18 breed brown headed cowbird chromosome 4, BPBGC_Mater_1.1, whole genome shotgun sequence genomic window carries:
- the SMIM20 gene encoding small integral membrane protein 20, with amino-acid sequence MAALSRTIGIFGAFVAMVGAAFYPIYFRPLLLPEEYKNEQSINRAGIVQEDIQPAGLKVWSDPFGRK; translated from the exons ATGGCCGCGCTGTCCCGCACGATCGGCATCTTCGGCGCCTTCGTGGCCATGGTGGGAGCCGCCTTCTACCCCATTTATTTCcggccgctgctgctgccggagGAGTACA AGAATGAGCAGTCAATAAACCGAGCTGGTATTGTTCAAGAGGATATTCAGCCTGCAG GGTTAAAAGTGTGGTCGGATCCATTTGGAAGAAAGTAA